A genomic stretch from Desulfotignum balticum DSM 7044 includes:
- a CDS encoding D-alanine--D-alanine ligase family protein, translated as MKKIKLALLAGGISSERSVSLNSGNQVFEALDKDKYDILRYDPKTDLKQLVMDAPDIDAALIILHGPFGEDGTVQGLLDLLDIPYQGAGVLGSAVAMNKLLSKRLYQTGGIPTPDFCSLTANDAADIPQLIRDLGLPLVVKPTCAGSSVGMTIVKKEADMDRAIQEGFAHDDTLIVEAYVKGLELTCGVLGNDDPTALPVIEIIPGQGHEYFDFNAKYVAGETEEICPARIDADLTRRVQELAVRSHQALFLKGYSRTDMMLAGNDLFVLETNTIPGMTATSLYPQSAAEAGYSFSRLLDTLIQLAMEEHKNKTKRRGQ; from the coding sequence ATGAAAAAAATAAAACTCGCCCTGCTGGCCGGCGGCATCTCTTCGGAACGCTCCGTGTCGTTGAACAGCGGCAACCAGGTATTTGAAGCACTGGACAAGGATAAATATGACATTCTGCGGTATGATCCTAAAACCGATCTCAAACAGCTGGTCATGGATGCCCCTGACATCGATGCGGCCCTGATCATTCTCCACGGCCCGTTCGGAGAAGACGGCACGGTCCAGGGCCTGCTGGATCTGCTGGATATCCCCTACCAGGGGGCCGGGGTTCTGGGATCGGCCGTGGCCATGAACAAACTGCTGTCCAAGCGCCTGTATCAGACAGGGGGTATTCCCACCCCGGATTTTTGCTCCCTGACCGCCAATGATGCCGCGGACATTCCCCAACTGATCCGGGACTTAGGCCTGCCCCTGGTGGTGAAGCCCACCTGTGCCGGATCCAGCGTGGGCATGACCATTGTCAAAAAAGAAGCGGACATGGACCGGGCCATTCAGGAAGGATTTGCCCATGACGACACCCTGATTGTCGAAGCCTATGTCAAAGGCCTGGAGCTGACCTGCGGGGTCCTGGGCAATGACGATCCGACCGCCCTGCCCGTGATTGAAATCATTCCCGGCCAGGGCCATGAATATTTTGATTTCAACGCCAAATATGTGGCCGGCGAGACCGAAGAGATCTGTCCGGCCCGCATTGATGCCGATCTCACCCGCCGGGTCCAGGAACTGGCGGTCCGATCCCACCAGGCCCTTTTTCTCAAAGGCTATTCCCGCACCGACATGATGCTTGCCGGCAATGACCTGTTTGTCCTGGAAACCAACACCATCCCCGGTATGACCGCAACCAGCCTGTATCCCCAGTCAGCGGCCGAAGCCGGATATTCGTTTTCCCGACTGCTGGACACACTGATTCAACTGGCCATGGAAGAACACAAAAATAAAACCAAAAGGAGAGGTCAATGA
- a CDS encoding DnaJ family domain-containing protein has protein sequence MFPGFEKIVEERIKTAQKKGAFDNLEGKGKPFVLEPAHPASDDCRLAYKMLKNAGYLPPEIELKKKITQAELLLEATDAASARHREITKKLNYLLTKLDFLRGGISPLITDKYQENIIRKLS, from the coding sequence ATGTTTCCCGGATTTGAAAAAATTGTGGAAGAAAGAATCAAAACCGCCCAGAAAAAAGGCGCGTTTGATAATCTGGAGGGCAAAGGCAAACCCTTTGTTCTGGAGCCGGCCCATCCGGCGTCAGATGATTGCCGTCTGGCCTATAAAATGTTGAAAAATGCGGGGTATCTGCCCCCTGAAATTGAATTGAAGAAAAAAATCACCCAGGCTGAACTGCTGCTTGAAGCAACGGATGCCGCATCAGCCCGGCACCGGGAGATCACAAAAAAACTCAATTACCTGTTAACCAAACTTGATTTTCTCCGGGGCGGCATATCGCCGCTGATCACAGACAAATACCAGGAAAATATTATCAGAAAGTTATCATGA